The DNA window gtcttcatCATTTTACCTGAGAAGTCAAGAAATCAATGCTCATAAATTGCCTGGTTGAGAACTGTAGCACTGTATATCAGATTTCTTGATGCAGGTAAAAGGGGTGTGTATTCTTTCATAGGATGAGATTTATCCAACTGTGTTGCTTATCAGCATGGGCAGATATATTTCACTTTCTTGCTTAAACAAGCtggctgcatttccctgcttttaTGTAATTAATGAAGTTTTTGCTGTCTGTTGTGGTGCGATTTTCAAAGACATGTGAAACAGCAAAACACGCTGGTAGAATGACAAACAGTAACAATTCATCCTTTCTTAGAGTCTTGTCTAAAAGTGGAGAGGATTAGACCACAGACCCAGACTAGAGGAGAAGGGGGTCAGTTCCCAGAGAAGCCCCTCGCAGCACCTGCAGTCAGAGCATGCCAATGTCTTTCCATGAGACTTAGTGTTGGGAAGGGAGATTTTCCTTGCAcactgctctctgctctgcctgatGCTGCTATAGAGAATGGTTCAAAGGGAaggtgtctttttttccttccccttttgaGAAGGGAGCGGAGGGAGGAGAGCAGAAAAATGGTGTTTTGATCTGCCTTTTTCTCATTCTGGTTGCATAAACACACCAGAGTATTtctctaaattaaattaagcaAACCTTTCATGTCCTCTCCCTACTTCCAGAAAGCTAATGTGGCTGCTTGCAGATTTGCAGCTATGGAGGAGACAAAGATCTGTAGTGCACACAGACTCAAGTGCTGAGCAGTGTTGTGCTGAAAGAATTGCACAAGCTTTAATAGCATATAAAAGCTTTCTGGGCATCGAgcaaaaaatctctttaaatcCCTGACAGGGATGAGAGAACAGCACGTATTATCAGCATATGCACAGAGACAGAAAGTATCTCAGaatgtttgcattttcaattttctgaaattagaAAGTTTCAACCTTTCCAAAAAGATTGAAATGGTAGAAGGTAAGACTTCAatttctccctgtccccatataaatatttagggctcttccctttcctctgcacATGTGCCTGAATTACACTGATCTCAATGGCAATTTTTCTCAAATGTATGGAATGTAAAAACCCATAGGCTTCTCTTTCATATTAATAATCATAATTTCATACTCAGATGTTGACAATCCCAAGTATTCCTTGCCCCACACAGAGAAGGACTGACCCCCACCATGCATTGCATGCAACACTCAGCAAAAAGATTGTCCCCAGGCTGCAGTTCCTCATGAACACAGATCCTTTTACTAGCGAGCACATGTGTAGAGCTGCATAGCTTGAGACACAGTGCCTGGACAGACCTCAGATAAAATGTGGCAGGCATCTGTGAGGCAGAATGATGCAAGCTGAACTGGAGCAGAACGTGATGCTTTTGTGGATCAGTGGTGAGCAGGTCACATAATGAGGTAGTATATATTGGttctttggggggaaaattgcTATATCAGGAAGGTTTGACTCGAGGGATGTTTTGTCTAAGATTTCCCTTATTTTGATAACTAATTTACCAGACTAAAGTCTCTCTGCAAAGAGTCTGTGTAACTCAAGGACTATTACATTAGTGATTTGTATCAAGTGGCATAGCTGGAGCTTCCAGTTAGAGGATGTAGGGCAGGTGGATGAATGCTTTTTCCAATATCAAACAGATGCagcaaaaaattattcaggGGCAGGAAAAGAAGTGCTATTAGTTGACATTATTGAAAATGTCAACTCAGTCACCAATAGCCATCTgtaaaaatgagagagaaaagtaaGAAGAGAAGACCATGGCCACTGAATATGAGAGTCTTGCctaatttaagagaaaaatgggTATGTCTCTACTTACCTGATTAAGGAAAAGGTAAATAGGAATGAGTTGAAGAAAGATCTTTCCCTTCTTGTCTGTTAACTGGATGTGACTGCTACTTCAGCAATGacagccctccctccctccagttTCGGCTACTGAAATAGCAGCAGACAAAGACTGGGAATAGGCAGTGTGGATAAGCTGGTTATTGAATGTTTGGACTGTGGCCCCCTTCTTCTTCCAGTCAGGCTGTTAAATATTCATGTAAGTGGGCTCAGATAGATCCTTGCCATCTGTCTATATTTATATGACTTCATCCAAACAGCTTCAAAACATGTGAAATTTTATactcttcaaataaaaatggatttttttatctaCCTGAAGAGATCAGGAATGAAAATACAATGTGATTTAGCAAGTAACCACATTTATTCATCTGGACTCCATCAGCAAGGACCCAAATTCAGCTCTTTTAAGTGCCAGGCCCAGCTGTAGCCCAAGACTCTCCAGGCAAAGGTCTTACTTAGTGTCATAGTTTATATCCAAAGTGTTCCATAGCTCACCTGATATTGATCATTAAGCATAAAAAAGTCTGTATGCAACTAAGAAGGAAACTGGAGATTCTGTCACTATATGTGTGTATGGGTACAGAATGAAAGTATTTGAGGAGGAGAAATCAGTAATAAGCCCATTATTTAGCCTGCAGTGCATTCAGTTGCACACCTTGATGACCAGATAAAAGGGGACTGTCACGCAACGTCAGTAAACAGTGTGCCATATGGACAATTCCATGAGGGAACAGATTGTCACAGCTACATTTGACCTGTTTTAGAGCAATCCTTTGGCACCATGGATGCACTGCTGACATTTCAGCAGAACTGCCTCAAAAACACTTGAGTGCTGTTGTCAGAATAGTGGGGCATTTTATGAGTGAGAAgcaatttcttcattttaaattaagcaGCAAGCCCAGTACTTCTCTCCTCAGAGCCTCTTAAAACAGTCTGAgcaggaaagagggagagacaAGAGTACTGAAAAGCCAGGCTTTTCAGTGTACCTGTGTTAAGTTACTGAATACATGAACTTGTGTCATTCATAGCCTTCAGGGATTTGAATGTGAACCTCAGATTCAGCTCACAGAAGCCTCTGCATGAGCAGGTTGTCACAGAAGAGATGTCTGTGAGATGGCTGAGGTGGGTGATTGGTTTCATATCTGCTTCCAGAAGGGAGCttacttttttctgttcagGCTCTCACCTTTGAGCTCTTTTTAGACAGGAGTACTTTTTGAAAGTAAAGAGGAGCACATTTTCACTGTGGCGCTTAAGAAATTCTGACATGTATTTTGGAAGCATTGCCAGAAGACATTTCAATATGGTGTTACTCTTTTAAAGGTCTTTCTCCTTGGCTTGGTCTTTAAGAATAGCCTTGAGGCTTTCAGCTTACTCCATTGATAAAACTTtattgatgattttttttttttcactgtttcaggCATTGGGAAAAATGTCATCTGTGACCGAACGGCAACTCCCCTGGATGCCTTTAGGATGATGACTGCGGCTCATTATTACCCAAAGCTCATGAGCATCATGGGGAACGTTTTGcgcttcctgcctgcttttgTGAAGATGAAGCAGCTGATCCAGGAGGGTTATgtgggggagctgctggtgtgTGAGGTGCAGGTCCACAGTGGGAGCCTGCTGGGCAAGAAGTACAACTGGAGCTGTGATGACCTGATGGGAGGCGGGGGCTTGCACTCGGTCGGCACCTACATCATCGACCTGCTGACCTTCCTCACCAGCCAGAAGGCTGTGAAGGTGCACGGGTTGCTCAAGACCTTTGTGAAGCAGACGGACCACATCAAGGGCATCCGGCAGATCACCAGTGATGACTTCTGTACGTTTCAGATGGTCCTGGAAGGGGGCGTGTGCTGCACGGTGACACTCAACTTCAACATCCCAGGGGAGTTCAAACAGGACATCATTGTGGTGGGCTCAGCGGGACGGCTCATTGTGATAGGCACTGATCTCTACGGACAGAGCAACAGCTCTCCTCAGCGGGAGCTCCTGCTGAAGGACTCCACGCCAGTCAGCAACTCCTTGCTTCCGGAGAAAGCCTTCAGTGACATCCCATCCCCCTACCTGCGGGGCACCATTAAGATGGTCCAGGCTGTCCGGCAGGCCTTTGAGGACCAGGACGACAGGAGGACCTGGGACGGGAGGCCCCTTACGATGGCTGCCACTTTTGACGACTGTCTGTATGCCCTGTGTGTGGTGGACACCATTAAAAAGTCAAACCAGCTGGGGGAGTGGCAGAACATTTCAATCATGACTGAGGAGCCAGAACTGAGCCCGGCATACTTGATCAGCGAAGCCATGCGGAAGAGCAGGATGTCCCTGTACTGCTAGCTCCTCTGAGCTACTAGGAATGAATAGGAAACAGACAGCTCTTGAAGGAGATGGTAATTCAGCCCCTTTGAAGGGCCTGGGTGTCATAGCTGAGGATTACAGGAGAAGGAAATACAGTGTCTGGATCAATTAAATCTGTTGGCAGCTAAATGCCAAACTGATGTGATCCTTCGAAATGCCCAAAACAGACAGGAGATGTAAGAGCTGATAAACTTAACTGTTTTAATAACAGTATTAGCTGGCTGATTGCAAAGATATATCATGGACTCATGCCCTGCTTGCAGGTGCTTTAGATTTTCCAGTTGTGTTTACTGTGAAAGGTTGGGAAGATCCTTTTAGATTTTCCTTGCCTACCAGAGGGCTGTGAAGGTACTGTCATGTCATTAAATTTTCTGTAGTGTCTGATATGAATGGTTCCCACCATGACAGCTGACACCACCATGCTGTATTACTACACCTCCAACCAACACACAGAATAACAGGACTTGATGTGAAAGTGTTGCAGGATTCAGAAAACCTTTGCAGCTCACTTTTCATACAGCCTGTTAGGAGCTTCTCTGTGTTGGTTTAgtagttgtttttttgggtttttttgttttgttttgttttgtttttgttttgtttggttttggggtttttgcctttttttttttttttttttttttaaagcacaattaaataggaaaatgtgtggcttttaaaacaaagcagtcCTCAACCACAGTGCATATGCCCAGGTATTTGGGGAGGGAGGGTCTTCTGTGAGCTTCTGGTAAGTGTCAGTGTTACGGGTTTTCCGATTAAAATGGGTGGTGGAAACCCTTCATGGATGGCAGGTGGCACAACACAGTAATGATAATGGGGTTTATTATACAGCCGAACTCAGGCTAGTCTTACAAAGATTTGCACAAAATTTCCTGTGTTTGGGACTGACTTTTGAGTGAATTCATTGTGCATTTTGGTTTTAGGTGGGAAACAGTAGGAATATATCCCAAAACCATACAATGTTTAGATGAGCAGTGTTCTTTTAAACCACTGTGAACTCACACTTGAGAGATGCACACCAACAAGTAATTTCACATCCCTCAACCCAGAAATGCTCACCTCCACCAAGTGGTGAGTGTGagtgaaaaacaaaagggatgaaaaaaattctcatctatttacaaggaaaaaaaaatttacatagGACCCCCAGCCTTCTCACCTCCTTAAAGTGGCCAGCTACTGGTACTGTATTGATTAATCCCTGTCACCAGTGCAGGGGTGGACAAACTCTTTCGCTGTGTTTGTCCtgttcttctttttaatattttagattGCAGTCttgaaataattattctttTGAGAATATCTTCTTGAAAGAATATAGTGAAAGGCACATGATTTATCCCTGTAAACAGGGATActgtttttctgtgtaaagctgctccagtgctgaTGTGTTTACAGTGCTAGGTCTTCAGATAGTAAAAAAGTAGAACACAAGCATATAGCACTAAATCATATTAAACTTGAGAAAAccttttcagggttttttgttaattttgacTAGGGGAAGTAAGAGAACATTGGGATGAGCAGTAAATCTAAAGAGAAAATACGCTTTTGAACAGGAGGGCAACAATAGTGTTGTTAATCTTATCTGGCTTTAGTCAGCTCAGAGATGGATGTCTTGTTCTGATCAGCAAGAACACTGCAGTCAATACAGAGAGAGCTCTCCAAAGGCTGACTCAGTTCACTCTAGGATTAATATAGAAAGAGGTGCCCACTGGAAATACCTGTCTTCCTCCTTTGCAGAGAATTTTGGCTTCTAAATTTTGATGTGGCTGAAGTTAGGAAACTTGACTTCCAGCCCAAAATTATTCATGTGTACTTAATATTTCAAGAGCATATATATGACCTTTCGTTAAATAGTCCCCAAAGTGTAGTAGTGTGACTGATGAAGGAATAATGTAATACTGCAAAACTGCACCCTAGGGGAGAATTGTTTCTATCTATGTTGTTCTGCCAGGTCCAGCAACTCTCTCTGGGGCTGTTTCTGCTAAAACCTAGGGCTTCATCATTCCTTCTTGGAAGCAGCCCTCTGAGAATTACAGAGGTAGTATCTGTGCCAGTAGGAATCTCCCATTGCAACTGTCATGGTATATACCCTACTATCCAATTCCTGCCCTGAAAAGTAAGTAACACAGAAGAAAGGATTTGATCAAGAAATCACTTGTCTCCTGAAAAATAGAATTACCTCCAAGGGGATCAAGAGAGTTTTCATACAATGAAGCAAAACCCATTTATTGAAAAGAGTGGCTAGTCCAAGTCATGAATGCAAGCCTGGTGGATAATTAACCATGTTAACCGTAGTTAAACATCATCCAAAAGCGGAACCAAACGTGGACCAAAATGTTGGTGAATCTTGCTTTTCATTGGCTTGGTGGCTGTTCTGGAGTTGCTGTTCATGTCTTTGCCTTTCTTTATGGTTCACAAATGTTGGCCATGTTtcctctctttgttttcttcttttccctgtctttctggGTTTTGTGATGCCAGTTAGaatcccttcccctgcccctgcAGTGAACAGGCGAGACACAGTGAGTAAGGATAGTACTACTGAGCTCAAACTTTCTGCCCCAGACACAAAGGTTTAGGTGACAGGCATCATCCATCCTCTGAGCAGACCTACTGatgcagcagaaagaaaatccagTGCTTTGGTTACACAGATATCTGATGCTGCTCTTTGTACTGGCTTGCAAATGGGTCAAATCGTGTACAGCTTCCTGTGCTGGCCCAGAGAGAGCAGGGACACGGTAGGACCTCCTCTTCTAATGGTAACAGAGATGCTACTTTTATGTTGCCTAactgggatggcagcaggagctgcatgcATTCAGGATTGTATGGCAGTTTTTCCATTCTCTAGGAGGTGAAGGTGCTGCAGTGTCAAGTGTAAACATACTAAACTTCTACCTGGCTTGAAGGAGGAAAGAATGGGTGTATTTATTGAATGTGTATTGTTATTCTCACCAATAGTTTCTCTATAGTCTGGGATTTTTCTTGGCAGCatccagccctctgctccttTGGTACAGTTGAAAGTACATTAAATTTACCCTAAGTACATTAAATAAGCCTCTGGAGTTCATGTTTGGTTTAGGAATTTGGGCAGCAGATAGCAGAGATGGACTTGATTGAACTGAGA is part of the Vidua chalybeata isolate OUT-0048 chromosome 1, bVidCha1 merged haplotype, whole genome shotgun sequence genome and encodes:
- the GFOD1 gene encoding glucose-fructose oxidoreductase domain-containing protein 1 isoform X1, which encodes MLPGVGVFGTGLTARVIVPLLKAEGFAVKALWGRTPEEAEELAKEMSVPFYTSRIDEVLLHQDVDLVCVNLPPPLTRQVAVKTLGIGKNVICDRTATPLDAFRMMTAAHYYPKLMSIMGNVLRFLPAFVKMKQLIQEGYVGELLVCEVQVHSGSLLGKKYNWSCDDLMGGGGLHSVGTYIIDLLTFLTSQKAVKVHGLLKTFVKQTDHIKGIRQITSDDFCTFQMVLEGGVCCTVTLNFNIPGEFKQDIIVVGSAGRLIVIGTDLYGQSNSSPQRELLLKDSTPVSNSLLPEKAFSDIPSPYLRGTIKMVQAVRQAFEDQDDRRTWDGRPLTMAATFDDCLYALCVVDTIKKSNQLGEWQNISIMTEEPELSPAYLISEAMRKSRMSLYC
- the GFOD1 gene encoding glucose-fructose oxidoreductase domain-containing protein 1 isoform X2, with the protein product MLPGVGVFGTGLTARVIVPLLKAEGFAVKALWGRTPEEAEELAKEMSVPFYTSRIDEVLLHQDVDLVCVNLPPPLTRQVAVKTLGIGKNVICDRTATPLDAFRMMTAAHYYPKLMSIMGNVLRFLPAFVKMKQLIQEGYVGELLVCEVQVHSGSLLGKKYNWSCDDLMGGGGLHSVGTYIIDLLTFLTSQKAVKMVLEGGVCCTVTLNFNIPGEFKQDIIVVGSAGRLIVIGTDLYGQSNSSPQRELLLKDSTPVSNSLLPEKAFSDIPSPYLRGTIKMVQAVRQAFEDQDDRRTWDGRPLTMAATFDDCLYALCVVDTIKKSNQLGEWQNISIMTEEPELSPAYLISEAMRKSRMSLYC
- the GFOD1 gene encoding glucose-fructose oxidoreductase domain-containing protein 1 isoform X3, giving the protein MMTAAHYYPKLMSIMGNVLRFLPAFVKMKQLIQEGYVGELLVCEVQVHSGSLLGKKYNWSCDDLMGGGGLHSVGTYIIDLLTFLTSQKAVKVHGLLKTFVKQTDHIKGIRQITSDDFCTFQMVLEGGVCCTVTLNFNIPGEFKQDIIVVGSAGRLIVIGTDLYGQSNSSPQRELLLKDSTPVSNSLLPEKAFSDIPSPYLRGTIKMVQAVRQAFEDQDDRRTWDGRPLTMAATFDDCLYALCVVDTIKKSNQLGEWQNISIMTEEPELSPAYLISEAMRKSRMSLYC